The following are encoded together in the Streptomyces rapamycinicus NRRL 5491 genome:
- a CDS encoding SDR family NAD(P)-dependent oxidoreductase, protein MEQRFGGKTVIVTGASSGIGVGIARRFALEGANVVLAARRKDRLDTLAAELGTERTLAVATDVTSRDAVQAMIGAAVDRFGGLDVLVSNAGLGLGKDFEKTTLDDWRLVMSTDVDSCFFGAQAALPHLKQSRGSIVQIASASGLGGDRMLTAYNAAKGAVVNFTRGLAFDLGRLGIRVNAVAPSLTLGAEHADHPDAGSLIERFDQRRALTGYSTPADIAGAVAFLSSDDARFITGTILPVDGGITAGSGQPPLF, encoded by the coding sequence ATGGAACAGCGATTCGGCGGAAAGACGGTGATCGTCACCGGTGCCAGCTCCGGGATCGGAGTCGGCATCGCCAGGCGGTTCGCCCTAGAGGGAGCGAACGTGGTCCTCGCGGCGCGGCGCAAGGACCGGCTGGACACGCTCGCGGCCGAGCTCGGGACGGAGCGAACCCTCGCGGTGGCCACCGATGTCACCAGCCGGGATGCGGTGCAGGCCATGATCGGCGCCGCCGTGGACCGGTTCGGGGGCTTGGACGTGCTGGTGTCCAACGCCGGTCTGGGCCTGGGCAAGGACTTCGAGAAGACGACCCTTGACGACTGGCGGCTCGTCATGAGCACCGATGTCGACAGCTGCTTCTTCGGCGCACAGGCGGCGCTGCCGCACCTGAAGCAGAGCCGCGGCAGCATCGTGCAGATCGCCTCGGCGTCCGGGCTGGGAGGCGACCGGATGCTCACCGCCTACAACGCGGCCAAGGGCGCGGTTGTGAACTTCACCCGCGGACTCGCCTTCGACCTCGGCCGGTTGGGCATCCGGGTGAACGCCGTCGCCCCCTCCCTGACCCTCGGGGCGGAACACGCCGATCACCCCGACGCCGGGAGCCTGATCGAGCGGTTCGACCAGCGCCGGGCTCTGACCGGTTACAGCACTCCGGCCGACATCGCCGGTGCGGTCGCCTTCCTCTCTTCCGACGATGCCCGCTTCATCACCGGAACCATTCTGCCCGTCGACGGCGGCATCACCGCCGGCAGCGGCCAGCCTCCCCTGTTCTGA
- a CDS encoding PP2C family protein-serine/threonine phosphatase, with protein MALVAVLDLLSGPGVGLLPLVSLGPAFAGLTGGWWRTAAIGVVAVVLCLGLSAFDGLFGTRRGFTALLSVAGVTAAGLAAAVRRQRREAELASVRSIAEVAQRVLLRPVPRGAGRLRVAVSYTSAVAEARIGGDLYEVVTSPQGVRVIVGDVQGKGLEAVETAAVVVGAFREAAYDEPDLKAVGERLERALERHLTREKFVTAVLAEVGDGTDCTLLNFGHPAPLMVGATGEARYLAPPERALPLGLGAHGAPGPKPYQVSFASGDQVLFYTDGVTEARDPFGDFYPLEQRVGGLADPDPEAALTAVRQDLMEHVEGPLQDDAAMLLLRHRDG; from the coding sequence ATGGCGCTCGTGGCCGTGCTGGACCTCCTCTCCGGCCCCGGGGTGGGCCTGCTGCCCCTGGTGTCACTGGGGCCGGCCTTCGCCGGGCTCACGGGTGGATGGTGGCGCACGGCCGCCATCGGTGTGGTCGCCGTTGTCCTGTGCCTCGGACTCAGCGCGTTCGACGGCCTGTTCGGCACCCGCCGTGGTTTCACCGCGCTGCTCTCGGTGGCGGGCGTCACGGCCGCAGGGCTCGCGGCGGCCGTGCGGCGGCAGCGGCGGGAGGCGGAGCTGGCAAGCGTCCGGTCGATCGCGGAGGTGGCGCAGCGAGTGCTGCTGCGGCCGGTGCCGCGGGGCGCGGGACGGTTGCGAGTGGCGGTCTCGTACACCTCCGCTGTGGCCGAGGCCCGCATTGGAGGGGACCTGTACGAAGTGGTGACCTCACCGCAGGGAGTGCGCGTGATCGTGGGTGATGTGCAGGGCAAGGGGCTGGAGGCGGTGGAGACCGCGGCCGTGGTCGTGGGCGCCTTCCGGGAGGCGGCGTACGACGAGCCGGACCTCAAGGCCGTCGGTGAACGGCTGGAACGGGCCCTGGAGCGGCATCTGACCCGGGAGAAGTTCGTCACGGCCGTGCTGGCCGAGGTGGGGGACGGCACCGATTGCACCCTGCTCAACTTCGGCCATCCGGCACCGCTGATGGTGGGAGCGACTGGGGAGGCCCGGTACTTGGCGCCGCCGGAGCGGGCGCTGCCGCTGGGACTCGGCGCGCACGGAGCACCGGGCCCGAAGCCGTACCAGGTGTCCTTCGCATCGGGTGACCAGGTGCTCTTCTACACCGACGGGGTGACCGAAGCCCGTGACCCCTTTGGGGACTTCTATCCGCTGGAGCAGCGGGTGGGCGGGCTCGCGGACCCAGACCCGGAGGCGGCGCTGACCGCCGTGCGGCAGGACCTGATGGAGCATGTGGAGGGCCCGTTACAGGACGACGCCGCGATGCTGCTGCTCCGCCATCGCGACGGCTGA
- a CDS encoding serine hydrolase domain-containing protein, with the protein MAEPVTTMPSLRQKIQGVLDECVDSGAESGLQVAVYHHGALVADAVAGVADGRTGRRVTPETPFFSFSAGKVMTSLIAHLLVRTGAVGYDTPVADLWPEFAAHGKATATLRHVLTHSVGVPAMPRGIGPADLTDWSRVCAAIADAEPRWRPGTETGYHSFTYGFLVGEVARRATGKPMRQLLHEWITVPLGLDGDLYFGVPRTDLARLARLEDGAPRPVAPPDGDAILAPWELRPTAAMGNSHEILQADIPSVGTFTARGIAAMNAAVLDGRLIDSPRLGELTAVAFEGTDQVFGNHARLALGYPLGRIGTRPDEAPATFGWVGGGGSYVYADTATGTSFAMTKTRLTPHFNTAQRLADMTTAEINPRA; encoded by the coding sequence CGTCTACCACCACGGTGCCCTTGTTGCCGACGCCGTCGCCGGTGTCGCCGATGGCCGGACCGGACGCAGGGTGACCCCGGAGACCCCGTTCTTCAGCTTCTCCGCCGGCAAGGTCATGACGTCACTGATCGCTCACCTGCTCGTCAGGACCGGTGCCGTCGGATACGACACACCAGTGGCCGACCTGTGGCCGGAGTTCGCTGCCCACGGCAAGGCGACTGCCACTCTTCGGCACGTGCTGACACACTCGGTCGGCGTGCCGGCGATGCCTCGTGGCATCGGCCCGGCCGACCTGACTGACTGGTCGCGAGTCTGCGCCGCGATCGCCGACGCCGAACCGCGGTGGCGGCCCGGGACCGAGACGGGATACCACTCGTTCACCTACGGCTTCCTCGTCGGCGAAGTCGCACGCCGGGCCACCGGCAAACCGATGCGGCAGCTCCTGCACGAATGGATCACCGTGCCCCTTGGCCTCGACGGTGACCTGTACTTCGGTGTGCCCCGAACCGACCTGGCCCGCCTGGCACGACTCGAAGACGGCGCACCGCGCCCGGTCGCCCCACCTGACGGCGATGCCATCCTCGCGCCCTGGGAACTGCGGCCGACCGCGGCCATGGGCAACAGCCACGAGATCCTGCAAGCGGACATCCCGTCGGTCGGCACCTTCACCGCGCGGGGAATCGCTGCCATGAATGCCGCGGTCCTCGACGGTCGGCTCATCGATTCACCCCGGCTCGGGGAGTTGACAGCGGTGGCCTTCGAGGGCACCGACCAGGTCTTCGGCAACCATGCGCGGCTGGCCCTGGGCTATCCGCTCGGCCGCATCGGTACGCGGCCGGACGAGGCACCGGCCACGTTCGGCTGGGTCGGTGGTGGCGGCAGCTACGTCTATGCCGACACCGCCACCGGCACCTCCTTCGCCATGACCAAGACCCGACTCACCCCCCACTTCAACACCGCACAGCGACTCGCGGACATGACCACAGCCGAGATCAACCCACGCGCCTGA
- a CDS encoding TetR/AcrR family transcriptional regulator — protein MPRSGEAVRRRLQQAALELFTEHGFDQTPVEAIASRAGVTERTFYRHFADKREMLFDGETELRDLLVKAVAAVPHGMKPLPTLRAAFHETVPLFERNRPFTEPGVRLIAETPALQERSLAKRALLVNALTDALQARGVAARTAPLCAQVAMDTFAVATHRWMEEPSIPLHDQLDQAFRELRLATAALKQPGPDRRAIV, from the coding sequence ATGCCAAGAAGTGGGGAAGCGGTGCGTCGGCGGCTTCAGCAGGCCGCACTGGAACTGTTCACCGAACATGGCTTCGACCAGACGCCGGTCGAAGCCATCGCCTCTCGCGCCGGTGTGACCGAGCGCACCTTCTACCGCCACTTCGCCGACAAACGCGAGATGCTCTTCGACGGAGAAACCGAACTGCGTGACCTGCTCGTCAAGGCCGTCGCCGCTGTCCCGCACGGCATGAAACCGCTGCCCACCCTGCGCGCCGCCTTCCATGAGACGGTGCCTCTGTTCGAACGCAACCGCCCGTTCACCGAGCCCGGTGTCCGACTCATCGCCGAGACCCCCGCCCTCCAGGAACGCTCCCTGGCCAAGCGAGCCCTCCTGGTGAACGCACTGACCGACGCCCTGCAAGCCCGCGGCGTCGCCGCCCGGACCGCGCCCCTGTGCGCCCAGGTCGCCATGGACACATTCGCAGTCGCCACCCACCGCTGGATGGAGGAACCTTCCATCCCCCTCCACGACCAGCTCGACCAGGCCTTTCGCGAACTGCGCCTCGCCACCGCCGCTCTCAAACAGCCGGGACCCGACCGCCGCGCCATCGTGTGA
- a CDS encoding alpha/beta hydrolase has translation MAYDIDPELAAALDAIPKGPNGAMLDFSDIPAFRAQTEAAGAQLPVLAPDPRVKIETLSVPREDATVLDVVMFHPGSIDQPRPSLLYFHAGGQVLGSAHDSASHSYAATMALRLDIVLAVVDYRLAPETRAPGAAEDGYLAFTYLTEHASEHGIDPDRIGLAGASGGGAPATATALMVRDRGDRRPRLLSLNYPMLDDRNETPSSHEIVDLGIYDRRENEYAWAAVLGDRTGAADVHPYSSPGRATDVAGLPDTFIAVAQYDVFRDENIDFAQRLIAAGVPVDLHLYAHAFHAWDMFAPNSALATTFERTWHDYLRRHLHG, from the coding sequence ATGGCCTACGACATCGACCCCGAACTCGCCGCGGCACTGGACGCCATACCCAAGGGCCCCAACGGCGCCATGCTGGACTTCTCCGACATCCCCGCCTTCCGCGCGCAGACGGAGGCGGCCGGAGCCCAACTCCCAGTCCTCGCCCCGGACCCGCGAGTCAAGATCGAGACGCTCAGCGTCCCGCGCGAGGACGCAACCGTGCTCGACGTAGTGATGTTCCACCCCGGCAGCATCGACCAGCCCCGCCCATCCCTTCTCTATTTCCACGCCGGAGGGCAGGTCCTCGGCAGCGCCCACGACTCGGCCTCCCACTCGTACGCCGCGACCATGGCCCTGCGACTCGACATCGTGCTGGCCGTGGTCGACTACCGGCTCGCGCCCGAAACCCGGGCCCCGGGAGCGGCCGAGGACGGCTACCTCGCCTTCACCTACCTCACCGAGCACGCCTCCGAGCACGGGATCGACCCGGACAGGATCGGGCTCGCCGGGGCGAGTGGCGGCGGGGCGCCCGCCACAGCCACCGCGCTCATGGTCCGCGACCGCGGCGACCGCCGACCGCGGCTGCTGTCGCTGAACTACCCGATGCTCGACGACCGCAATGAGACCCCGTCCAGCCACGAGATCGTCGACCTCGGCATCTACGACCGCCGGGAGAACGAGTACGCCTGGGCAGCCGTGCTGGGCGACCGCACAGGCGCCGCCGATGTCCACCCGTACAGCTCGCCCGGCCGTGCCACGGACGTGGCCGGCTTGCCGGACACCTTCATCGCCGTGGCACAGTACGACGTCTTCCGTGACGAGAACATCGACTTCGCGCAGCGGCTGATCGCCGCCGGCGTGCCCGTCGATCTGCACCTCTACGCCCACGCCTTCCACGCCTGGGACATGTTCGCCCCGAACTCGGCCCTGGCCACGACCTTCGAACGGACCTGGCACGACTACCTACGCCGCCACCTCCACGGCTAG
- a CDS encoding chloride channel protein produces MALALLVGCGAGLGAIAFRWLIQTFTRLLSGHTDYSAAGHAAHPGLPWLGPWFVVLAPVAGGLLYGPLVQRFAREARGHGVPEVMYAVAHRGGRIAPQVAVVKALASALCMGSGGSVGREGPIVQIGSALGSTVGGVLRVPEDRRRLLVACGAAGGIAATFNAPLAGVFFAMELILRDFAVESFGAVVLSSVTASVIGRAVLGDEAFLTLPAFHVGHPGQYVLFALLGVVAGAVGVAFTRVLYLIEDACDWAWRGPEWLRPAAGGLLLGGLLLALPQMYGVGYPVLENAIDGEYTVGLLLLLLVGKIVATSLTIGIGGSGGVFAPSLFLGAMAGTAFGATVHQLLPGTAGAVGAYGLVGMGAVFAGSARAPITAVIVLFELTGQYSIILPMMLAIVLATLTSRLLSRDTIYTLKLRRRGIELDTARLTPSLTGATVREVMAEPPTPLPGTLPLEDAADVIARSGHGILPVTGRNGRYAGVVTARAVAEALTEPDPALDAHATPRLVADLAERPPTVTTGTPLSGALHTLVTADATGLPVLETEHDEPVGWLTHQTVLNALHTPTPPPQRAPDAAHRCSG; encoded by the coding sequence ATAGCGCTCGCGCTGCTGGTGGGGTGCGGTGCCGGACTGGGAGCGATCGCCTTCCGGTGGCTGATCCAGACCTTCACCCGGCTGCTGTCGGGTCACACCGACTACTCCGCCGCCGGGCACGCCGCCCATCCGGGGCTGCCGTGGCTCGGCCCGTGGTTCGTGGTACTGGCGCCGGTGGCCGGCGGGCTGCTGTACGGGCCGCTGGTGCAGCGCTTCGCCAGGGAGGCGCGCGGACACGGTGTCCCGGAGGTGATGTACGCCGTCGCTCACCGTGGGGGCCGGATCGCCCCGCAGGTCGCGGTGGTCAAAGCACTGGCGTCGGCACTGTGCATGGGGTCGGGCGGCTCGGTTGGCAGGGAGGGGCCGATCGTGCAGATCGGCTCGGCGCTGGGCTCGACCGTCGGGGGTGTGCTGCGGGTGCCGGAGGACCGCAGACGGCTGCTGGTCGCCTGTGGCGCGGCGGGCGGTATCGCGGCCACCTTCAACGCCCCGCTGGCCGGGGTGTTCTTCGCCATGGAGCTGATCCTGCGGGACTTCGCCGTGGAGTCCTTCGGCGCCGTCGTCCTCTCCAGCGTCACGGCGAGTGTCATCGGCCGGGCAGTGCTGGGCGACGAGGCGTTCCTGACCCTGCCCGCCTTCCATGTCGGCCATCCCGGGCAGTACGTGCTGTTCGCGCTGCTCGGCGTGGTAGCGGGCGCGGTCGGTGTGGCGTTCACCCGGGTGTTGTATCTGATCGAGGACGCCTGCGACTGGGCCTGGCGCGGACCGGAGTGGCTGCGCCCGGCGGCCGGCGGACTGCTGCTGGGCGGGCTGCTGCTCGCGCTGCCCCAGATGTACGGGGTGGGCTATCCGGTGCTGGAGAACGCCATCGACGGCGAGTACACCGTCGGCCTGCTGCTGCTCCTGCTGGTCGGCAAGATCGTCGCGACCAGTCTGACCATCGGCATCGGCGGCTCGGGCGGGGTGTTCGCACCGAGCCTCTTCCTCGGCGCGATGGCCGGGACCGCGTTCGGTGCCACCGTTCACCAGCTCCTGCCCGGCACGGCGGGAGCGGTGGGCGCCTACGGACTGGTCGGCATGGGGGCGGTGTTCGCGGGCTCGGCCCGCGCCCCCATCACCGCGGTGATCGTGCTGTTCGAGCTGACCGGGCAGTACTCCATCATCCTGCCGATGATGCTCGCCATCGTCCTGGCCACCCTGACCAGCCGACTGCTGTCACGCGACACCATCTACACCCTCAAACTGCGCCGCCGCGGCATCGAGCTGGACACCGCGCGCCTGACCCCTTCACTGACCGGCGCGACCGTGCGCGAGGTGATGGCGGAACCGCCCACCCCGCTGCCCGGCACGCTGCCGCTGGAGGACGCCGCCGACGTGATCGCCCGCTCCGGCCACGGGATCCTGCCCGTCACCGGCCGGAACGGCCGGTACGCGGGTGTGGTCACCGCACGCGCCGTCGCCGAAGCGCTCACCGAGCCCGATCCCGCCCTCGACGCGCACGCCACCCCACGCCTCGTCGCCGACCTGGCCGAACGCCCCCCGACGGTGACCACCGGCACGCCACTGAGCGGGGCCTTGCACACCCTGGTCACCGCCGATGCCACCGGGCTACCCGTACTGGAGACGGAGCACGACGAACCCGTCGGCTGGCTCACCCACCAGACCGTACTCAACGCCCTCCACACTCCCACGCCACCACCACAGCGCGCTCCCGATGCCGCTCATCGGTGCTCGGGATAG
- a CDS encoding MarR family winged helix-turn-helix transcriptional regulator, whose product MPRRSSPASESDAEAMVSALLTASRLLVAVSARSLAAVEESLTLPQFRMLVVLDGRGPLSLSGLAAELEVQPSTAMRMIDRLVTAGMVARGVSAEDRRTSVISLTKDGRRIVREATDRRRQEIARIVEAMPPGQRRHLIDALQAFTEAGGEPAVPNGVHAHANW is encoded by the coding sequence ATGCCGCGTCGCTCTTCTCCAGCTTCCGAGTCCGATGCCGAGGCGATGGTCTCCGCCCTGCTCACCGCGTCCCGTCTGCTGGTCGCCGTCTCCGCCCGGTCGCTGGCCGCGGTGGAGGAATCCCTGACGCTGCCGCAGTTCCGGATGCTCGTCGTCCTCGACGGCCGGGGGCCGCTGAGTCTGTCCGGGCTGGCAGCGGAGTTGGAGGTGCAGCCGTCGACGGCGATGCGCATGATCGATCGTCTGGTCACGGCGGGGATGGTCGCGCGCGGCGTTTCCGCGGAGGATCGGCGCACCAGTGTGATCTCGCTCACCAAGGACGGCCGACGGATCGTGCGCGAGGCCACGGATCGGCGCCGACAGGAGATCGCGCGCATCGTCGAGGCCATGCCGCCGGGTCAGCGTCGTCATCTGATCGATGCGCTACAGGCGTTCACGGAAGCGGGCGGCGAGCCCGCGGTGCCGAACGGCGTGCACGCACACGCCAACTGGTGA
- a CDS encoding nitroreductase family deazaflavin-dependent oxidoreductase, whose product MFRAPIPLYRWHLGWLLGGRMLLLTHTGRTSGLSRQVVLEVTGRDPRTGAYHLASGFGPGAQWYRNIQHTPRVTIQVGRRRMAAVARPLGPEESGRLMAVYALRHPRLARGLMRMCGLKTDGSAEDYHRIGRDHIPFVRVLPDQGPVSR is encoded by the coding sequence GTGTTCCGTGCGCCGATTCCGCTCTACCGGTGGCATCTGGGGTGGTTGCTGGGCGGTCGGATGCTGCTGCTCACCCATACCGGCCGCACGAGTGGGCTGTCGCGGCAGGTGGTTCTGGAAGTGACGGGCCGGGACCCGCGGACCGGCGCGTACCACCTCGCCTCCGGTTTCGGTCCGGGCGCGCAGTGGTACCGCAACATCCAGCACACTCCGCGAGTCACGATCCAGGTCGGGCGGCGCAGGATGGCGGCGGTGGCGCGGCCGCTGGGCCCGGAGGAGTCCGGACGCCTGATGGCCGTTTACGCCCTGCGGCATCCGCGCCTGGCCCGTGGGCTGATGCGGATGTGCGGCCTGAAGACCGACGGCAGCGCGGAGGACTACCACCGCATCGGGCGTGACCACATTCCCTTCGTCCGGGTCCTGCCCGACCAGGGGCCCGTAAGCCGGTGA
- a CDS encoding DUF4142 domain-containing protein, translating to MTAHARSVPGRSRNLTIAGVLLVALAVIAGAIVWATRGDANATENSSASFPSAKPAAPGDVVTTAGPVSKLDMEFLVKVRQANLWEAPAGRLAQTHATSEAVKRAGMHVMDGHSKLDEFVRNTAEALNVSIPDEASTEQQGFVRTLENAQGADFDKKFANILRGTHGKIFVTIAQVRASTKNSVMRRFASEVNLTVLDHQNVLDDSGLIDEATYDDIASTF from the coding sequence ATGACCGCTCACGCCCGGTCAGTACCCGGCCGCTCACGCAATCTCACCATCGCGGGCGTCCTGCTCGTCGCTCTGGCCGTCATCGCCGGAGCCATCGTCTGGGCCACCCGAGGCGATGCGAACGCCACCGAGAACTCCTCGGCGAGCTTCCCCAGCGCCAAACCGGCCGCCCCCGGTGACGTCGTCACCACGGCCGGCCCGGTGAGCAAGCTGGACATGGAGTTCCTGGTGAAGGTGCGGCAGGCCAACCTGTGGGAGGCCCCGGCCGGCCGGCTCGCCCAGACCCATGCCACCAGCGAGGCCGTCAAACGTGCCGGGATGCACGTCATGGACGGACACTCCAAGCTGGATGAGTTCGTCCGCAACACCGCCGAGGCACTGAACGTCTCCATCCCGGACGAGGCCAGCACCGAGCAACAGGGCTTCGTCCGCACCCTGGAGAACGCCCAGGGCGCCGACTTCGACAAGAAGTTCGCCAACATCCTCCGCGGCACCCACGGCAAGATCTTCGTCACCATCGCCCAGGTCCGCGCCAGCACCAAGAACTCCGTGATGCGCCGGTTCGCCTCCGAGGTCAACCTCACCGTCCTGGACCACCAGAACGTCCTCGACGACTCCGGCCTGATCGACGAGGCCACCTACGACGACATCGCCTCCACCTTCTGA
- a CDS encoding ArsB/NhaD family transporter, translated as MSNWHSWAAIAVFVVAYVAIISERVHRTAAALAGAAAMLAIGATDDKAAFFDERSGIDWNVVFLLLGMMAIVGVLRQTGLFEYLAIWAVKRARGKPFRVMTMLIVITASASALLDNVTTVLLVAPVTLLVCERLALPAAPFLIAEVMASNIGGTATLVGDPPNIIIASRGGLTFNDFLVHLAPIAVVLTAVLVVLCRVMFRKALVYDEERAAEVMALEEREAIRDHRLLYQGLGVLALVVVGFVAHPVLHYAPSVVALLGAGLLIAVSKVETGQALSEVEWPTLAFFAGLFIMVGSLIETGVIGEVSRALADATGGSELGAVMLLLFGSAVLSGVVDNIPYVATMAPITADLAHGFGGDGVHVLWWALALGADLGGNATAIGASANVVVLGIAERNRQPISFWQFTRYGLVVTAVTVTLCAGYLWLRYFALS; from the coding sequence ATGAGTAACTGGCACAGCTGGGCGGCGATCGCCGTCTTCGTCGTCGCCTACGTGGCGATCATCAGCGAGCGCGTCCACCGCACGGCCGCCGCCCTGGCCGGGGCGGCGGCCATGCTCGCCATCGGCGCCACCGACGACAAGGCCGCCTTCTTCGACGAACGCTCCGGAATCGACTGGAACGTCGTCTTCCTGCTGCTGGGGATGATGGCGATCGTCGGGGTCCTGCGGCAGACGGGTCTCTTCGAGTATCTGGCGATCTGGGCGGTCAAACGGGCCCGCGGCAAGCCATTCCGCGTGATGACCATGCTCATAGTCATCACCGCCTCCGCCTCGGCGCTGCTGGACAACGTCACCACGGTCCTGCTGGTCGCCCCCGTCACCCTGCTGGTGTGCGAACGCCTTGCGCTGCCCGCAGCCCCGTTTCTGATCGCGGAGGTGATGGCGTCCAACATCGGCGGCACCGCGACGCTCGTCGGCGATCCGCCGAACATCATCATCGCCAGCCGGGGCGGGCTGACCTTCAACGACTTCCTCGTCCATCTCGCCCCGATCGCCGTGGTCCTGACCGCCGTTCTGGTGGTGCTGTGCCGGGTGATGTTCCGCAAGGCGCTGGTCTACGACGAGGAGCGTGCCGCCGAGGTGATGGCGCTGGAGGAGCGGGAAGCCATCCGGGACCACCGGCTGCTGTACCAGGGCCTGGGGGTACTGGCCCTGGTCGTCGTCGGGTTCGTGGCGCATCCGGTGCTGCACTACGCGCCGAGCGTGGTGGCGTTGCTCGGCGCCGGGCTGCTCATCGCCGTCTCCAAGGTGGAGACGGGTCAGGCGCTGAGCGAGGTGGAGTGGCCGACCCTGGCGTTCTTCGCCGGGCTGTTCATCATGGTCGGATCGCTCATCGAGACCGGGGTCATCGGGGAGGTCTCCCGCGCCCTGGCGGATGCCACCGGCGGCAGCGAACTCGGGGCCGTGATGCTGCTGCTGTTCGGCTCGGCGGTGCTGTCGGGGGTCGTCGACAACATTCCGTACGTCGCCACCATGGCTCCCATCACCGCCGACCTGGCCCATGGCTTCGGCGGCGACGGTGTCCATGTGCTGTGGTGGGCCCTCGCACTGGGCGCCGACCTGGGCGGCAACGCCACGGCCATCGGCGCCTCGGCCAACGTCGTGGTCCTCGGTATCGCCGAACGCAACCGCCAGCCCATCTCCTTCTGGCAGTTCACCCGGTACGGCCTGGTCGTCACCGCCGTGACGGTGACACTGTGCGCCGGATACCTGTGGCTGCGGTACTTCGCTCTGAGTTGA
- a CDS encoding CBS domain-containing protein → MRARDLAVEYESVRVDDDALEAAGFMAEHQLPGLLVLDRDGEPKAILPASQVIKALVPAYVIEDPALAAVIDEKHADRLCAALRGRPVGDLLSDKAARPPIAAPDDTALEVAALMARARSPLVAVADRDKAGLNLLGVITASQLLHRLLGHAEPHE, encoded by the coding sequence ATGCGCGCACGTGATCTGGCCGTGGAGTACGAGTCGGTCCGCGTCGACGACGACGCGCTGGAGGCGGCCGGCTTCATGGCCGAGCACCAACTGCCGGGGCTGCTGGTCCTGGACCGCGACGGCGAGCCGAAGGCGATCCTGCCCGCCTCCCAGGTGATCAAGGCACTGGTCCCGGCCTATGTGATCGAGGACCCCGCGCTGGCGGCGGTCATCGACGAGAAACACGCCGACCGGCTGTGTGCGGCACTGCGCGGCCGCCCGGTGGGTGACCTGCTGTCCGACAAGGCGGCCCGGCCGCCGATCGCCGCGCCCGACGACACCGCCTTGGAGGTGGCCGCGCTGATGGCGCGGGCGCGCAGCCCGCTGGTGGCGGTGGCCGACCGGGACAAGGCGGGCCTCAATCTGCTCGGGGTGATCACCGCCTCGCAGCTCCTCCATCGACTCCTCGGACATGCGGAGCCCCATGAGTAA